From the genome of Deltaproteobacteria bacterium:
GGCCTGCTCAGGATAGTTGTTGATCAAGTCCAGGACCTTTTCCGGGTCGGTCCGGCCATTTTCGATGAAAGACAAGGTCAACCCTCCCTGGCCCATCTCCATTTTTTTAATACCGGCTTTTACAAGCAATTGCTTTAATTCTATCACTTTTACGAGGCGCCGCACTTCGGGAGGCAGTGGACCGTAACGGTCAATCAGCTCATCACAAAGATCGGTCAGCTCATCCGCATTCTTAAGCGAGGAAAATCGGCGGTAGTGAATCAAACGCTGTTCTGTATCCGGGACATAGATTTCAGGAATAAAGGCCGATAGATTCAGGACCATCTCCGGGTCCACCTCTTGGACTGGTTGTTCACCCTTGAGTTCCCGAATGGTCTGTTCCATGAGTTGAACGTACATCTCATAGCCCACAGCAGCAATATGCCCGGACTGAGCCACTCCGAGGAGGTTTCCCGCACCACGATTTTGAAGATCGTGCAAGGCAATCTTGAAACCCGCCCCGAGCTCGGAAAAGTCCATCAGCGCCTTCAGCCTTTTGCGGGCCACCCTGGTCAGGTTGTCTTCACTGGTCACCAGAAGATAGGCGTAAGCCTGAACGTCAGAACGGCCGACCCGGCCGCGAAGCTGATAAATCTGGGCCATGCCGAAATGATCGGCGTTATTGATGATAATGGTGTTGGCGGTCGGGATGTCCAGGCCTGATTCGATGATGGTTGTGGTCACCATAACATCTATTTCCCGGCGAAGGAATTTGAGCATGACCCTCTCCAGGTCTCTTTCCTTCTGTTGGCCATGAGCCACACCGAAACGAACCAGAGGCATGAGCTTCCTGAGCCGGAAGGCCAGAACCTCGATATCCTTGACTCGATTGTGCACAAAAAAGACCTGCCCTCCTCGATTCAGTTCCTGGGCGATGGCCTCGCAGACAGTCGTCTCATCGTATCTGAGAAAGTAGGTCTTGATGGCCTGCCGGTCTTGAGGCGGCGTTTCAATGGTCGAAAGATCCCTGATACTTGTCAGTGACATCTGTAAGGTGCGGGGAATCGGGGTGGCGCTCAAGGCCAGCACGTCTACCATGAGCTTGAGCTTTTTCAGTTTCTCCTTCTGTTTGACTCCAAAACGGTGTTCCTCGTCAACGACGAGCAATCCCAGGTCCTTGAAAGCGACATCACGTTGAAGGAGGCGATGGGTTCCGATAATGACATCCACCTGGCCAGCGGCCAGCCGGGAAAGGATCTCACGCTGCTGGCTGCGTCCCTTGAAACGGGATAAAACTTCTATCTCGACCGGGTATTTTTGAAGCCGTTCTTTAAAGGTCTGGTAATGCTGTTCCGCCAGAACGGTGGTCGGAACAAGAACAGCCGCCTGCTTACCGTCCAGGACGGCCCTGAAGGCGGCGCGCATGGCCACTTCCGTCTTGCCAAAGCCCACATCGCCGCAGACCAGCCGATCCATGGGTTTTTCCGACTCCATATCGGATACGACCTCAGTAATGGCCGCCAGCTGATCGGGCGTCTCCTCATACTCGAAAGCAGCTTCGAACTCCCGGTAGTATCCATCCGTGGGTGAGAAAGCATGACCTTTTCTGGCTTCCCGGGCGGCGTAAAGGCGAATGAGGTCTTCAGCCATTTCCCGGATGGAGGTCTTGATTTTACTCTTAACTCTCTCCCAGGATTCACTTCCCAGTTTATCCAGGCGCGGTGGGCTGCCATCTGCCCCAATATATTTTTGAACGGCGCTAAAGCGGTCCACAGGCACATAAAGCCTGTCACCGTCCCGGTAAACGAGATGGAGATAATCGTTGGACAGCCCGCCCACATCCAGTTTTACCAGGCCCTGGTACTGGCCGACCCCATGATCTACATGGACCACGAAATCTCCAAGAGACAGGTCTTGAAAACTGGAAAGATGGACCCCTTTAATCTCCTCGATCGCCCGCCTGACAACCCGGCGCTTCGGGCCAAAGAGTTCCTCTTCGGAGACAAAAGCACGGGCGAACGAATCCAAAACGAAACCGGCTGATAAAAAACCTACCTTCAATCGAAATTGGGCCGTGGACTTGGTCAGGTCTTTTCGGCTCCCGAAGTCTAAGGCTGGATATAGGCTGTAACCCTCCAGCAGCCCGGCCATGCGCCGGGCTTGTTCCTCGGTATGGCAGACCAGGACAACCTCCAGGCCTCGATCAAGCCAGGCCCTGACCCGGGCCACCAGGGGAGCCAGAAGCCCGCCCGATATGTCAGGTCGCTCCATCTGAGTCCTGAGGTCCTGGTTCGTTTCGATGCGGAAGTGGAAAGAAGGGGATGAGGCAGAACGATCCAGGACACTTAATTCCTTGATCCGGATGACTGGCTTTCCCTCAAGGGACTCTGTAAACCGTTCAGGGGTCTGGTACAGCCGCTCCAATTTCAGGTGAGGCTGGTTTTCCTGCTGCAGCCGCTCCAGATGAGCTTCGAGTCGGTCAAGATGTTCGGCGCCGACCTGGATAAAGCGTTCCGGATCGAGGATCAGCCGGATGGTCTGCGGGTCGGCATAGTCATTTGGCGCGTAAAGCCGGTCATAAAACAGAGGCAGGAAAGACTCCAGGCCGGGAAAGTATTCAGCCTGAGATATTTTTTCTTCCAGGGGAGCGCATATGGCTCCCGGCCAGCCCGCTTCGTCAGCCATCGTTCTGAAAGCCGCCAGGGCCTGTTCAGCCCGGTCCGGCTCGAAAATAATCTCATTGGCCGGGAGGAGCACCAGTTCTTCGATCTCCTTTACTGTGCGCTGGTCAAGGGTTCTGAAGGTTCGGAGAGACTCGATGTAGTCCCCGAAAAATTCGGCTCGCACCGGCCGCCTGACTCCAGGAGGATATAGGTCCAGGATGCCGCCCCGAACCGAAAAGTCGCCCGGCCCCTGAACCATGGGGCTGGAGTAGTATCCAGTGCGGACCAGGCTGGCTAAAAGGTTCTCCCGATCCACTTCCTGGTTGGTTTCTAAAAAATCCACCGAGTTAGAAAGAACCGACCCGGGCAGGGAAAATTGAAGGGCAGCTGAGGCAGACGTCACTACTACCAACGGACGCCGGCCGGTTATCAGAGCGTAAAGAGCCCACAGCCGTTCGAAAACCAACTCCGGCGCTGGCGATTGGCCGGTAAAAGGCTTGACGTCATTGGAAGGCAACAGGAGGATTGCTTCATCCGCCGCACCTTCAGGCCAGAAGAATTCCATGTCACGCACAAAATCTTCGGCCTCGAGAGGAGTTGGCAGAAAAACCAGGTAAGTCCCGGCCTGACGATTAAGCATCTCGGCTAAAATAAAGGCCGTGGCGGAAGAACTGAGTCCGGTAAATTCCACCTGCTGCCCCGAGGCAGGTATCAGTTCGGCCGCATCTTGAGAAAGCGGTTTCATCTCGCAGCCTCACACTAAGGGCCAACAGACCCTTTACATCATTAACTAATTGATTATACTCAAATCCTTTAAGAAGGCAAGCCCTGGTTGCATGTCCGTTCCGATGAATATTGAACTCAAGATATCTGCTAACAAGATTGTGGAATTTTCAGGGGCAATAGTGACCGCCTCATAAATGCTCCTTACTTTGGTGACCGTCTGATAAGAACCGGCGTTTCTAGAGTTAAATCAGGAGAATTTTCTGCTGAGCCCATGCTCCTGGCAATCTCCAAAAAACCGCTGCTGCCAGCAATGGCCATGTATTCTCCCGGCTTGACCGCGCGGTAGGAGGGGGCCAATCCCTTGAGAGTCACCGATCCGGCGGAAATGTCCAGATTCCAACCATTGCATTCTTTTACTGGAATATTGGTGATGAGGTTGCCAAAACGATCAATATAAACCACCCGGCCCTCGATGAAATCCGGTTTGATTTCAGGCTTAAGGGGCGCCAATCTAACCGGGCCGGTTGCCAGGGGTCCAACCTCTTTAAAGGCGAACCCCAGGGAGAGGTGAGCAGCGGCCGGGGCCATATAATCCCTGCCGTGGAAGGTTCGGCTGATCTCAGGAAGGGTCAGAACCGGGTTTTCAATGTAACGGGCTTCAAAGGAAGCGGCCTCATCCAGGACGTAGCTAAACAGGCCATTGTCAGGGCCGACAAAGGTTTGGTTTTCGGCCTGAATAGCGATGACAGCTCGATTCGTGCCCACACCTGGATCAACCACCCCGAGATGAATAGTTCCCGCTGGGAAATAGGGAAAGGCGCTCAAGAGAATAAAGGCAGCCTGAGTCAGGCCCTGTGGTGGGAGTTCGTGAACCAGGTCCACCAGCTTCACGGAAGGATTGATTCTGAAGATAACTCCTTTCATAACCCCGACAAAATGGTCCTGCAGGCCGAAGTCTGTGGTTAAAGTAATTACCGACACCCCTTTAATCTCCTTTTAAACCCAAATATAAAATATACAGCCTTGAGATCATACCAAAAAAATAATCACTCTGCCTGCCTAAACAGGGCGTAAGGATACTCTGATCATTTTTATGCCTGGCGATTCCTTTACAGGGTTAGTTTGAAAGCCTTACAAACGAGAGGAAAATGTTTGACAACCCTTTCTTGATGAAATATATGCATTGCTTGAGGCCGCAGAGGGTTCTGATGACGCCGCTTCAGGCTGCTTCCAGACGTGGATTCCTAAAGATAAGAGGTATGGCTGAGTCGGCTTGACGTAAGATCAGCCAGGCTGTGATTAGGCAAGGCAAAGAAGCGACGGGTGGCTCCGACGGAAAAGGATACTTGAACACGATTCCTTTAAAAACAGATACTTACTAAATTACACAAAAAGTTTGGAGTAGACAAACCATCATAGGAGGAATACATGAAAGATATTGTTATTGCCAGCGGAGCTCGAACACCAACCGGACGCTTTGGCGGCGCTTTGAGGGATATTACTGCCGTGGAACTTGGAGTGGTAGCCATGAAAGAAGCTCTGATAAGGGCCGATGTAAAGCCTGAAGAGGTGGACGAGGTCGTCTTGGGTAATGTCCTGCAGGCCGCTCAAGGCCAGAATCCCGCCCGGCAGGTAGCTTTAAAAGGCGGGTGCCCTGTGACCACCATCGCTGCGACGATCAATAAGGTTTGCGCTTCAGGGCTCAAATCGGTCGCCATGGCTGCTCAGTCCATCAACGCGGATGATGCGGACATAATCCTGGCCGGAGGCATTGAGAGTATGAGCCAGGCCCCGTTTTATGTAAACAAGGCGCGCTGGGGAGTCCGTATGGGTGATGTCCAGATGATTGACGGCATGCTTTACGATGGACTGATGGATATTTTCAACCGCTATCATATGGGCATAACTGCGGAGAATGTCGCAGAGCAGTTCGGGATCAGCCGCGCCGACCAGGATGCCTTGGCCTTTTCCAGCCAGGAGAAGGCCCTGGCGGCTATAAAATCCGGCCAGTTTAAGGATGAGACCGTACCGGTCATGGTCCCGCAAAGAAAAGGGGAGCCCAGTGTTTTTGACACAGAAGAACACCCGCGTTCCACCTCGGTTGAGGCCTTGTCGAAACTGTCTCCTGCTTTCAAGAAAGGCGGGACCGTCACCGCGGGTAACGCCTCAGGTATTAACGACAGCGGGGCCTGTGTTGTGGTTATGTCCAAGGAGACGGCGGCCAAGCGAGGTATTAAACCTTTAGCCAGAATTGTCTCATACGCGGCTGCCGGTGTGGACCCATCTATAATGGGTACCGGCCCTATCCCGGCCACGGAAAAGGCCCTGGCCCGAGCCGGTATGACGGTTGACGATCTGGATCTTATTGAGGCCAACGAGGCTTTTGCCTCCCAGGCCATTGCTGTAAATCGCCACTTTGGATGGGATATGGAAAAGGTCAATGTCAACGGCGGGGCCATCGCTTTGGGGCATCCCATCGGCGCGAGCGGCTGCCGGATTCTGATTACCCTGATTTTTGAAATGATGAAGAGGGAGTCGAAGTATGGCTTGGCTACGCTCTGCATCGGAGGCGGCCAAGGTTTTGCAATGATTGTCGAACGGATGTAAAGGAGGGCTTATGTCTTATCAACATATGATTTTCGAGGTTAAGGATGATATCGCTCTGGTGACGTTCAACCGGCCAGAGACGCTTAATGCCTTGAATCCGGAACTGATGCAGGAGTTCGGGGATATACTGGACGAGATAGCCGCGCATGAAAGTATCGCCGTGGTTGTCCTGACCGGGGCTGGCAAGGCCTTTGTCTCCGGGGCGGATATCAAGGCCATGAGTGAGTTCACCCCGCTGCAGATTCGTAATTACCTCGCCAGGGGCCACGAGATCCTTTTTAAGATCGAGAGTCTCCTCCAACCGGTCATTGCTGCGGTCAATGGTTTTTGCCTGGGCGGAGGCAATGAGATCGCCATGGCCTGTGACTTCGTCTATGCCTCGGAAAAGGCCCGTTTCGGCCAGCCTGAAATCAAGCTGGGTATCATTCCTGGTTTCGGCGGCACGCAGCGTCTTCCCCGCCTGGTTGGCAAAGGCCTGGCAAAAGAACTTTGCCTCACCGGTGAATTCCTTAGAGGGCAGACCGCCCTGGCCGTGGGGCTGGCCAATAAGATTTTTCCTCCGGATAAATTAATGGAAGAGACCATGAAAACGGCCAGACTGATCGCCTCCCACGGCCGGTCTTCGGTCCGCGCGGTCAAACAGCTTGTTGACCGCGGCACTCAAATTGACCTTCGTGCCGCCTGCGCTCTGGAGGTGGAGACCTTTGCCGCGGTTTTTAGCAGTTCTGACGCCAAAGAAGGATTAACCGCCTTTCTCGAAAAGCGTCAGCCAGAATTCACGGGAACATACGAAAGTTAATACAACAAGATTAAGGACCAGGGGTGTGCTCAATGCCCCGGGTCGAACCGAAGGAGTTAGACATGGACTTTCAGCTTTCAGAAGAACACCAGATGGTCAGGGACATGGCCCGGCGGTTTGCCACGGAGAGAATTAAACCTTTAGCTGCCGAACTGGATCGGACTCACAGGCATCCGGCCGAGATTATCGAGGAGATGGCCGAGCTTAGACTCATGGGGATTGCTGTGCCTGAAGAATACGGGGGCGGCGGCATGGATAACCTTTCTTACGCCCTGGCTATGATAGAGATTTGCAAGGCATGCGCCTCGGTTGGAGTTATCATGGCCGCTAACAGCTCGCTTTATTGCTACCCGGTCATGGCCTTTGGCACTGAAGAGCAGAAAAAGAAATACCTCACGCCGGTGGCTTCGGGTGAACATTTGGGCTGCTACGGCCTGACCGAAGCCGGGGCTGGTTCGGATGCGGCCGCCGTCAGAAGCACCGCCGTGCGGGATGGCGACGACTGGATTCTCAACGGTGAAAAAAAGTTCATCACCAATGGCAATGTGGCTGACTACTGCGTCCTGGCGGCGAAAACGCAAAAGGATATGGGCTATAAAGGCATCTCCACCTTTGTGGTTAATTTGAAGGAAACCCCGGGCTTTTCCGTGGGCGTGATCGAAGAGAAACTGGGCATCCTGGCCAGCGGCACGGCCGAACTGGTCTTTGAGGACGCCCGCTTGCCAGGCGACGCCCTGCTGGGCAATGAGGGCGAAGGCTTCAAGCAAATGCTGACCACTCTGGACAGCGGCCGCATCGGTATCGCCGCCCAGGCCGTGGGCATCGGACGGGCCGTTCTGGAGGAGGCTGTGGATTATGCCAGGGAGCGGGAACAGTTCGGCAGACCCATCTCCAAGCTTCAGGCCATCCAGTTCAAGCTGGCCGATATGGCCATGGAGCTGGACGCAGCCGAACTCTTGACCCTGAGAGCCGCTTATAATGAAGATAATAATCTTCCCTTTGAGAAGGAGGCGGCCATGGCCAAGTGTTTTGCCGCGGACGTGGCCATGCGTTCCGCGATTGAGGGCGTTCAGATTCTGGGCGGTTATGGATATATCAAGGAATATCCCATGGAGCGGCATATGCGAGACGCGAAAATCTGCCAGATTTATGAAGGCACCAATGAGATCATGCGTGTGGTCATTGCCAATAATCTCTTGAAAGGAAAATAAACCCGGAAGACATCTAGACCGATGTCATTAAAAGCCTGCTCCGCAGGCAATCAGATTGTGGAAAAGGATTTTAAAAAAATTTCTTCCGGGGAGGCCTTACTTAGGAGCTAGGATCGTTGAAGGAGTGCGCTATGACCATGCAGCCCATTGAGAACGTGCTTGTCCTGGTCAACCCAGTTGCCGGTCGCGGACAGTTACACATGAACATGGGTGATGTGGAGCGCGCCTTCCAGCGTTGTGGGGTGAAAGCTAAGATGGTCCTTCTTTCCGATCCGGACATGGCCCTCAAGGCCGTTGAAACACAGGCCCGGGAGATGTCGGCTGTTGTGGCTGTGGGCGGAGACGGTACGGCCAACCTGGCGGCCAAGGCGATTCTGTCTGCGGGTGGGGACTGGCCTCTGGGCCTGATTCCGTTAGGTTTTGGGAACTGCCTGGCACGGTCACTTGGTCTGCCTCTGGATGTGGACGCTGCCGTGGATGTAGTGGCGCGCGGGTGCGTCAGAACTTTAGACCTGGCCTGGGTTCGGGAGCGGCCGGTGGTTTATACCTTGGGCGCCGGCTTTGACGCGGACATAATAACCCGGGTCAGTGAAGCTCGAGTTGGCGGTGTCTGGATGGGGGATTACCTTAAGGCGTTTTGGAACTCCTTCTGGCATTACGACTGGCCAGAGATTGAAGTCGAAGTGGATAACCGGCTGCT
Proteins encoded in this window:
- the mfd gene encoding transcription-repair coupling factor; its protein translation is MKPLSQDAAELIPASGQQVEFTGLSSSATAFILAEMLNRQAGTYLVFLPTPLEAEDFVRDMEFFWPEGAADEAILLLPSNDVKPFTGQSPAPELVFERLWALYALITGRRPLVVVTSASAALQFSLPGSVLSNSVDFLETNQEVDRENLLASLVRTGYYSSPMVQGPGDFSVRGGILDLYPPGVRRPVRAEFFGDYIESLRTFRTLDQRTVKEIEELVLLPANEIIFEPDRAEQALAAFRTMADEAGWPGAICAPLEEKISQAEYFPGLESFLPLFYDRLYAPNDYADPQTIRLILDPERFIQVGAEHLDRLEAHLERLQQENQPHLKLERLYQTPERFTESLEGKPVIRIKELSVLDRSASSPSFHFRIETNQDLRTQMERPDISGGLLAPLVARVRAWLDRGLEVVLVCHTEEQARRMAGLLEGYSLYPALDFGSRKDLTKSTAQFRLKVGFLSAGFVLDSFARAFVSEEELFGPKRRVVRRAIEEIKGVHLSSFQDLSLGDFVVHVDHGVGQYQGLVKLDVGGLSNDYLHLVYRDGDRLYVPVDRFSAVQKYIGADGSPPRLDKLGSESWERVKSKIKTSIREMAEDLIRLYAAREARKGHAFSPTDGYYREFEAAFEYEETPDQLAAITEVVSDMESEKPMDRLVCGDVGFGKTEVAMRAAFRAVLDGKQAAVLVPTTVLAEQHYQTFKERLQKYPVEIEVLSRFKGRSQQREILSRLAAGQVDVIIGTHRLLQRDVAFKDLGLLVVDEEHRFGVKQKEKLKKLKLMVDVLALSATPIPRTLQMSLTSIRDLSTIETPPQDRQAIKTYFLRYDETTVCEAIAQELNRGGQVFFVHNRVKDIEVLAFRLRKLMPLVRFGVAHGQQKERDLERVMLKFLRREIDVMVTTTIIESGLDIPTANTIIINNADHFGMAQIYQLRGRVGRSDVQAYAYLLVTSEDNLTRVARKRLKALMDFSELGAGFKIALHDLQNRGAGNLLGVAQSGHIAAVGYEMYVQLMEQTIRELKGEQPVQEVDPEMVLNLSAFIPEIYVPDTEQRLIHYRRFSSLKNADELTDLCDELIDRYGPLPPEVRRLVKVIELKQLLVKAGIKKMEMGQGGLTLSFIENGRTDPEKVLDLINNYPEQARLYPDGRLYLALGGLSDLKGLKKARNILQEIT
- a CDS encoding SAM-dependent chlorinase/fluorinase; this translates as MSVITLTTDFGLQDHFVGVMKGVIFRINPSVKLVDLVHELPPQGLTQAAFILLSAFPYFPAGTIHLGVVDPGVGTNRAVIAIQAENQTFVGPDNGLFSYVLDEAASFEARYIENPVLTLPEISRTFHGRDYMAPAAAHLSLGFAFKEVGPLATGPVRLAPLKPEIKPDFIEGRVVYIDRFGNLITNIPVKECNGWNLDISAGSVTLKGLAPSYRAVKPGEYMAIAGSSGFLEIARSMGSAENSPDLTLETPVLIRRSPK
- a CDS encoding acetyl-CoA C-acetyltransferase; the encoded protein is MKDIVIASGARTPTGRFGGALRDITAVELGVVAMKEALIRADVKPEEVDEVVLGNVLQAAQGQNPARQVALKGGCPVTTIAATINKVCASGLKSVAMAAQSINADDADIILAGGIESMSQAPFYVNKARWGVRMGDVQMIDGMLYDGLMDIFNRYHMGITAENVAEQFGISRADQDALAFSSQEKALAAIKSGQFKDETVPVMVPQRKGEPSVFDTEEHPRSTSVEALSKLSPAFKKGGTVTAGNASGINDSGACVVVMSKETAAKRGIKPLARIVSYAAAGVDPSIMGTGPIPATEKALARAGMTVDDLDLIEANEAFASQAIAVNRHFGWDMEKVNVNGGAIALGHPIGASGCRILITLIFEMMKRESKYGLATLCIGGGQGFAMIVERM
- a CDS encoding enoyl-CoA hydratase/isomerase family protein; amino-acid sequence: MSYQHMIFEVKDDIALVTFNRPETLNALNPELMQEFGDILDEIAAHESIAVVVLTGAGKAFVSGADIKAMSEFTPLQIRNYLARGHEILFKIESLLQPVIAAVNGFCLGGGNEIAMACDFVYASEKARFGQPEIKLGIIPGFGGTQRLPRLVGKGLAKELCLTGEFLRGQTALAVGLANKIFPPDKLMEETMKTARLIASHGRSSVRAVKQLVDRGTQIDLRAACALEVETFAAVFSSSDAKEGLTAFLEKRQPEFTGTYES
- a CDS encoding acyl-CoA dehydrogenase, yielding MDFQLSEEHQMVRDMARRFATERIKPLAAELDRTHRHPAEIIEEMAELRLMGIAVPEEYGGGGMDNLSYALAMIEICKACASVGVIMAANSSLYCYPVMAFGTEEQKKKYLTPVASGEHLGCYGLTEAGAGSDAAAVRSTAVRDGDDWILNGEKKFITNGNVADYCVLAAKTQKDMGYKGISTFVVNLKETPGFSVGVIEEKLGILASGTAELVFEDARLPGDALLGNEGEGFKQMLTTLDSGRIGIAAQAVGIGRAVLEEAVDYAREREQFGRPISKLQAIQFKLADMAMELDAAELLTLRAAYNEDNNLPFEKEAAMAKCFAADVAMRSAIEGVQILGGYGYIKEYPMERHMRDAKICQIYEGTNEIMRVVIANNLLKGK